One genomic segment of Mytilus trossulus isolate FHL-02 chromosome 4, PNRI_Mtr1.1.1.hap1, whole genome shotgun sequence includes these proteins:
- the LOC134716175 gene encoding tetratricopeptide repeat protein 38-like, which produces MRTNWRDCKAWIDAGLPLSTTSNEACKLYDASVTQASGMYDEPSVGGLEESMKKMIGADPKFVMGHVFANNLCLGGPEKPLHLNAELKTKMDTLNALVQESKITDRERKHVNALNMYAQGKRYDAVKLWEDILVDYPTDLLASRQAFLTMINLGMPKENKDITTRVLPSYKKDTPGYSIILSWQAFCLEENNFYDLAEKTAKRCLEMERRETYATHALSHVYLMQGQHEKGIEFILSTENDWSRACYMACHNYWHLSLAYAEKGDFSEALGIFDTQIGPRTKNSKSDFNLTDATGLLYRLKLEGVDVGNRWSVLDETCDVHMYGHGQMFTEANLLLSCCHNQDKSKRNKLLESLKQYGKNDPEDWDSKKIVSEVGIPLCEGIVAFEDGDYSKAVELLYPIRYEIIKIGGSDAQRDVFYQLLIHSTLRSPKQEHNRLGRMLLSERRVAKESDSWTDRLMAQFVTSHST; this is translated from the exons GCAAGTGGTATGTACGATGAACCATCTGTGGGAGGCCTAGAAGAGAGTATGAAGAAAATGATAGGGGCAGATCCAAAATTTG TAATGGGCCATGTGTTTGCAAACAATCTATGTTTGGGAGGACCAGAAAAACCTTTACACCTGAATGCAGAACTGAAAACTAAAATGGACACACTCAATGCATTGGTACAAGAATCAAAAATAACAGACAGAGaaagaaaacatgtaaatgCTTTAAATATGTATGCTCAAGG AAAACGTTACGATGCTGTCAAACTATGGGAAGATATTCTGGTTGACTACCCAACGGATCTTCTGGCATCTAGACAAGCTTTTCTTACGATGATTAACCTAGGGATGCCTAAAGAAAACAAGGACATAACTACGAGAGTACTTCCAAGTTACAAAAAAGACACACCTGGTTATAG CATAATTCTGAGCTGGCAAGCATTTTGTTTGgaagaaaacaatttttatgATCTTGCAGAGAAAACAGCAAAGCGG TGTCTTGAAATGGAAAGACGTGAAACTTACGCAACCCATGCCTTGTCACATGTTTATCTGATGCAAGGTCAACACGAGAAAGGTATAGAGTTCATACTATCAACAGAAAACGATTGGAGT cgTGCATGTTATATGGCCTGCCATAACTACTGGCATCTTAGTTTAGCGTACGCAGAAAag GGTGATTTCAGTGAAGCTCTTGGGATATTTGATACACAG atTGGGCCAcgaacaaaaaattcaaaaagcgACTTCAACCTGACTGATGCAACTGGATTATTGTATAGATTGAAACTGGAAG GCGTAGATGTTGGTAATCGTTGGTCAGTATTAGACGAAACTTGTGATGTTCATATGTATGGACATGGACAAATGTTCACTGAAGCAAACCTCCTTCTTTCATGTTGTCATAATCAGgataaaagtaaaagaaacaAACTCCTTGAGTCTCTGAAACAGTACGGAAA GAATGATCCAGAAGACTGGGACAGTAAGAAGATTGTATCAGAAGTAGGGATACCTTTGTGTGAGGGTATCGTAGCCTTTGAAGATGGCGATTACAGTAAAGCTGTTGAATTATTGTATCCTATAcgatatgaaataataaagatTGGCGGAAGTGATGCACAG AGAGATGTTTTCTATCAATTATTGATCCACTCCACATTAAGGTCTCCTAAACAGGAACACAATAGATTAGGCAG aatGCTACTATCGGAGCGCAGAGTTGCAAAAGAAAGTGATTCCTGGACCGATAGATTAATGGCACAGTTTGTTACAAGTCATAGTACATGA